One stretch of Pararhizobium qamdonense DNA includes these proteins:
- a CDS encoding TlyA family RNA methyltransferase: MSNEPKTSVRLDQLLLNLGLVASRSRARDAIQRGTVTVNGRVVTKASSTFPEDVTIAIDDPVQPYVSRAALKLKAGLEHFELSPEGLDCLDIGASTGGFTEVLLHAGAAHVISVDVGHGQFHPRLEADPRVTNIEGLNARVLDEDHLEDREISFIVSDVSFISLKLALPPALDLAEPGAHCILLVKPQFEAGREAISKAGLLKDPSTAPAVAAELERWLVEDMGWVSLGLIPSPISGGDGNEEYLLAGHKPLEDGDALGDDETDEDA; the protein is encoded by the coding sequence ATGTCAAACGAACCAAAAACCTCCGTCCGCCTCGACCAGCTGCTTTTGAACCTGGGGCTTGTCGCCAGCCGTTCGCGCGCCCGCGATGCGATCCAGCGCGGGACCGTCACCGTCAATGGCCGCGTCGTCACCAAGGCGAGCTCGACCTTTCCCGAAGATGTGACCATCGCCATCGACGATCCGGTCCAGCCCTATGTGTCGCGCGCGGCGCTGAAGCTGAAGGCGGGCCTGGAGCATTTCGAGCTGTCGCCGGAAGGACTGGACTGCCTTGATATCGGCGCCTCGACCGGCGGCTTCACCGAAGTGCTGCTGCATGCCGGTGCTGCCCATGTCATTTCCGTCGACGTCGGCCACGGCCAGTTTCATCCGCGTCTGGAGGCCGATCCGCGCGTCACCAATATCGAGGGGCTGAATGCCCGCGTGCTGGATGAGGATCATCTGGAAGACCGCGAGATTTCCTTCATCGTTTCCGACGTCTCGTTCATCTCGCTGAAACTGGCGCTGCCGCCGGCGCTTGATCTGGCCGAACCCGGCGCCCATTGCATCCTGCTCGTCAAGCCGCAATTCGAAGCCGGCCGCGAGGCGATCAGCAAGGCCGGCCTGCTCAAGGATCCGTCGACCGCGCCTGCGGTTGCAGCCGAACTGGAGCGCTGGCTCGTCGAAGACATGGGCTGGGTCAGCCTTGGTCTCATCCCCTCGCCGATCTCAGGCGGTGACGGCAACGAGGAATATCTGCTGGCCGGCCACAAGCCGCTCGAAGACGGCGACGCCTTGGGCGACGACGAAACGGATGAAGACGCATGA
- a CDS encoding crotonase/enoyl-CoA hydratase family protein yields MTDDVLIERPETYPGVQVIRFNRPAKKNAITRDMYAKMANALTVAGSDDAIRVTAFLGTNGCFSAGNDMTDFMAFAMGGSMGEEVITFLKALASAAKPIVSGVDGLAIGIGTTIHLHCDLTIASARSTFRTPFVDLALVPEAASSLLVPRIAGHQRAFALLAAGEPFTAAEAQDAGLIWKIAGADAIEEEVLALAANLAKKPPEALRIARNLIRGDRSDVLARIDEEAKHFAAQLKSPEARAAFEAFMRR; encoded by the coding sequence ATGACCGATGATGTTCTGATCGAGCGGCCCGAAACCTATCCCGGCGTTCAGGTGATCCGCTTCAACCGCCCGGCCAAGAAGAATGCCATCACGCGGGACATGTATGCCAAGATGGCCAATGCGCTGACGGTCGCCGGAAGCGACGATGCCATCCGCGTCACCGCCTTTCTCGGCACGAACGGCTGTTTTTCGGCCGGAAACGACATGACCGATTTCATGGCCTTTGCCATGGGCGGATCGATGGGCGAGGAAGTGATCACGTTCCTGAAGGCGCTTGCCAGTGCCGCAAAACCCATCGTCTCCGGCGTGGACGGCCTGGCGATCGGCATCGGCACCACCATCCATCTCCATTGCGACCTGACGATCGCCTCCGCGCGTTCGACCTTCAGGACGCCGTTCGTCGATCTGGCGCTGGTGCCGGAAGCTGCCTCCAGCCTGCTCGTGCCGCGCATTGCCGGCCATCAGCGCGCCTTCGCGCTTCTCGCCGCCGGCGAGCCGTTCACCGCCGCTGAGGCGCAGGACGCCGGGCTGATCTGGAAGATCGCCGGTGCCGATGCGATCGAGGAAGAGGTGCTGGCGCTCGCCGCCAACCTTGCGAAAAAGCCACCGGAAGCACTCCGCATCGCCCGCAATCTCATCCGCGGCGACCGCTCCGATGTGCTGGCGCGCATCGACGAGGAAGCCAAGCATTTCGCCGCCCAGCTGAAAAGCCCCGAAGCCCGCGCCGCCTTCGAAGCCTTCATGCGCCGTTGA
- the mcpU gene encoding methyl-accepting chemotaxis protein McpU: protein MSKRSNLMTRILVAASFVVVAAFAGFSVYIDSLQHDTTTRAVEENISSSGKQAAQSVANWLNGRVTLTAMVADAAGAVADQAGLEATLNNDVLVKEFISTYVGDETGKFTTWPVMPMPEGYDPRKRPWYQDAVKAGGSVLTDPYIDASSGDLIISAAAPVMKDGKLAGVAGSDFSLKTLVSMVKDIDVGGEGFAFLVNKSGQILVHPDAKLVTKTLTDAFPVSTPSIGSAIVETELEGKPMLVSFVPVAGLPTVEWYVGFAVDADLAYSAIGQFRIAATIATLLAVGMMIAFLATLLSRLVIRPVTDMTGAMERLAAGDLKAEIPGQERRDQIGSMAAAVAVFRTNAIERARLEGEAESGRSLSEQERREREALKARETADIQQAVEALATGLGRLADGDLGYRISVPFVTHLDRLRADFNNSVTKLHQTLQAVGTNARAIDAGATEIRTAADDLARRTEQQAASVEETAAALEQITTTVRDSARRAEEVGQLVARTRAGAEKSGEVVRNAVNAMQGIEKSSGEISNIIGVIDDIAFQTNLLALNAGVEAARAGDAGKGFAVVAQEVRELAQRSANAAKEIKALITTSGQQVRAGVTLVGETGQSLQAIVSEVQEINTHISAIVTSTREQSTGLQEINTAVNTMDQGTQQNAAMVEEQTAASHGLASEAAALNDLLAQFNIGGTQQAAARQPAYGRRAA, encoded by the coding sequence TTGTCCAAAAGATCGAACCTGATGACGCGCATCCTTGTCGCCGCGTCCTTCGTCGTCGTTGCCGCCTTTGCCGGCTTCTCCGTCTATATTGACAGCCTCCAGCATGACACGACGACCCGCGCTGTCGAGGAGAACATTTCCTCCTCCGGCAAGCAGGCGGCCCAAAGCGTGGCCAACTGGCTGAACGGCCGCGTCACCCTGACGGCAATGGTGGCCGATGCCGCAGGCGCGGTCGCCGACCAGGCCGGGCTCGAAGCCACGCTCAACAACGATGTTCTCGTCAAGGAATTCATCAGCACCTATGTCGGCGACGAAACCGGCAAATTCACCACCTGGCCGGTCATGCCGATGCCGGAAGGCTATGACCCGCGCAAGCGCCCCTGGTATCAGGACGCGGTGAAGGCCGGCGGCAGCGTGCTCACCGATCCCTATATCGATGCGTCAAGCGGAGACCTGATCATCAGCGCTGCAGCCCCGGTCATGAAGGACGGCAAGCTTGCTGGCGTTGCCGGCAGCGATTTCTCGCTGAAGACGCTGGTCTCGATGGTCAAGGATATCGATGTCGGCGGCGAAGGCTTTGCCTTCCTCGTCAACAAGTCCGGCCAGATCCTCGTTCACCCCGATGCCAAGCTGGTCACCAAGACGCTCACGGATGCTTTCCCCGTATCGACGCCGTCGATCGGTTCGGCAATCGTCGAGACCGAGCTTGAGGGCAAGCCGATGCTGGTCAGCTTCGTGCCGGTCGCGGGCCTGCCGACGGTGGAATGGTATGTCGGTTTCGCCGTCGATGCCGATCTCGCCTATTCCGCCATCGGCCAGTTCCGGATTGCCGCCACCATCGCCACGCTTCTTGCGGTCGGCATGATGATCGCGTTCCTTGCGACCCTTCTCAGCCGTCTCGTCATCCGACCGGTCACCGATATGACCGGCGCCATGGAGCGGCTGGCTGCCGGCGATCTTAAGGCCGAAATCCCCGGCCAGGAACGCCGCGACCAGATCGGCTCGATGGCCGCAGCCGTTGCCGTGTTCCGCACCAATGCGATCGAACGGGCGCGTCTGGAAGGCGAAGCCGAGAGCGGCCGCTCGCTGTCTGAACAGGAGCGCCGCGAGCGCGAAGCGTTGAAGGCCCGCGAGACCGCCGACATCCAGCAGGCCGTCGAGGCGCTCGCAACCGGGCTTGGCCGCCTTGCCGATGGCGATCTCGGCTACCGAATCTCGGTTCCCTTCGTCACGCATCTCGATCGCCTGCGCGCCGACTTCAACAATTCGGTAACCAAGCTGCATCAGACCTTGCAGGCCGTCGGCACCAATGCCCGCGCCATCGATGCGGGTGCGACCGAAATCCGCACCGCCGCCGACGATCTCGCCCGCCGCACCGAGCAGCAGGCAGCCTCGGTCGAGGAGACCGCCGCAGCGCTGGAACAGATCACCACCACGGTCAGGGACAGTGCCCGCCGCGCCGAAGAAGTCGGCCAGCTGGTTGCCCGTACCCGTGCCGGTGCCGAAAAATCCGGCGAGGTCGTACGCAATGCCGTCAATGCCATGCAGGGCATCGAAAAGTCGTCCGGCGAAATCTCCAACATCATCGGCGTCATCGACGACATCGCCTTCCAGACCAACTTGCTGGCGCTGAATGCCGGCGTCGAGGCGGCCCGCGCGGGAGATGCAGGAAAGGGCTTTGCCGTCGTTGCCCAGGAAGTGCGCGAACTCGCCCAGCGCTCGGCCAATGCCGCCAAGGAGATCAAGGCGCTGATCACCACATCCGGCCAGCAGGTCCGGGCCGGGGTGACCCTGGTCGGCGAAACCGGCCAGTCGCTGCAGGCGATCGTCTCGGAGGTCCAGGAGATCAACACGCATATCAGCGCCATCGTCACCTCCACCCGCGAACAATCGACCGGGCTGCAGGAGATCAACACGGCTGTGAACACCATGGACCAGGGCACCCAGCAGAACGCCGCCATGGTCGAGGAGCAAACCGCCGCCAGCCACGGCCTCGCCTCCGAAGCCGCCGCCCTCAACGACCTGCTCGCCCAGTTCAACATCGGCGGCACACAGCAGGCGGCAGCAAGACAACCGGCTTACGGACGCCGCGCGGCATAG
- a CDS encoding class I SAM-dependent RNA methyltransferase encodes MSMETLTIEKIGQSGDGITRGPFGPVYVPFTLPGETVALAINKDKGTVMSMTDISPERVAPKCRHFGPDGENGTCGGCSLQHASDSLYQSFKRQLVLDALKSKALQADVAPLVIAHPGERRRTVFTARRTEKELLLGYNQPETHHIVAISECPIASPGIVSRLATIRTMANAMAVNAEPFRITVLETLSGLDLAFDGIKAMDDRQRRMAVETVLGLKGITRLSLNGEILVEPVKPVIDFGGVSVSPPPGSFTQATKPAEEAMAALVLAHLGKSKRVIDLFSGSGTFSLRIARKARVHAVESEDKPLKALDLAARNTQGLKPVTVEKRDLFRRPMMASELKVYDAIVFDPPRAGAEVQTKEMARSGVKKIVAVSCNPVTLVRDLRILVDAGYRITGVTPIDQFLWSSHVEVVATLEK; translated from the coding sequence ATGAGCATGGAGACGCTGACGATCGAGAAGATCGGCCAATCCGGCGATGGCATCACCCGTGGTCCGTTCGGGCCGGTCTATGTGCCTTTCACGCTGCCCGGCGAAACCGTGGCGCTGGCGATTAACAAGGACAAGGGCACGGTCATGTCGATGACCGATATCTCGCCGGAGCGTGTCGCGCCGAAATGCCGGCATTTCGGACCGGACGGCGAGAACGGCACCTGCGGCGGCTGCAGCCTGCAGCATGCCAGCGACAGCCTCTACCAAAGCTTCAAGCGGCAGCTGGTCCTCGATGCACTGAAATCGAAAGCATTGCAGGCCGATGTGGCACCGCTGGTCATTGCCCATCCGGGCGAGCGGCGGCGCACGGTGTTTACGGCGCGGCGCACCGAAAAAGAGCTGCTGCTCGGCTATAACCAGCCTGAAACCCATCATATCGTGGCGATATCGGAATGTCCAATCGCAAGCCCCGGCATCGTGTCGCGGCTTGCAACCATCCGCACGATGGCAAACGCCATGGCCGTCAACGCCGAGCCGTTCCGCATCACCGTGCTTGAAACGCTGTCCGGCCTCGATCTGGCCTTCGACGGCATCAAGGCCATGGACGACCGGCAGCGGCGCATGGCGGTCGAAACCGTTCTTGGTCTCAAAGGCATTACGCGGCTGAGCCTCAACGGCGAAATTCTGGTCGAGCCGGTCAAGCCGGTCATCGATTTCGGCGGCGTTTCCGTTTCGCCGCCGCCCGGCAGCTTCACCCAGGCGACCAAGCCGGCCGAAGAAGCGATGGCGGCGCTGGTGCTTGCGCATCTGGGCAAATCCAAGCGCGTCATCGACCTGTTTTCCGGATCGGGCACTTTCTCGCTGCGCATCGCCCGCAAGGCGCGCGTGCATGCCGTGGAAAGCGAAGACAAGCCGCTGAAGGCACTGGATCTTGCCGCGCGCAACACGCAAGGGCTGAAACCCGTCACCGTGGAAAAGCGCGACCTGTTCCGCCGGCCGATGATGGCTTCGGAACTGAAGGTCTACGACGCGATCGTCTTCGACCCGCCCCGCGCCGGCGCCGAAGTCCAGACCAAGGAAATGGCCCGTTCCGGCGTCAAGAAGATCGTCGCGGTCTCCTGCAATCCGGTCACGCTGGTGCGCGACCTGCGCATCCTCGTCGACGCCGGCTACCGCATCACCGGCGTCACCCCGATCGATCAGTTCCTCTGGTCGTCGCATGTGGAAGTGGTGGCGACGCTGGAGAAGTGA
- a CDS encoding BA14K family protein produces MGVFNLKVASLALSAVLLATSFTPSQAFTRIPVPVKAERVTDADSVQYRRRGDGDFNRRGYYRRGGYSYYNGHRGYNRYRPGYRQYNGAWFPLGAFAAGAIIGGAVAQPPMRYGGSHVEWCANRYRSYRAYDNTYQPNNGPRRQCNSPY; encoded by the coding sequence ATGGGTGTTTTCAATTTAAAAGTGGCATCGCTGGCGCTGTCAGCCGTTTTGCTGGCCACCTCATTCACGCCGTCGCAGGCCTTCACGCGTATCCCTGTTCCGGTCAAGGCTGAACGCGTCACCGACGCTGATTCCGTTCAGTACCGCCGCCGTGGTGACGGCGACTTCAACCGCCGGGGCTATTACCGCCGGGGTGGATATTCCTATTACAACGGTCATCGCGGCTATAACCGCTACCGTCCGGGCTACCGTCAGTACAATGGCGCATGGTTCCCGCTGGGCGCCTTTGCTGCCGGCGCAATCATCGGGGGTGCGGTTGCCCAGCCGCCCATGCGTTATGGTGGAAGCCATGTCGAATGGTGCGCCAACCGCTATCGCAGCTACCGCGCCTACGACAACACCTATCAGCCCAATAACGGCCCACGCCGCCAGTGCAATTCACCTTACTGA
- a CDS encoding transporter produces MNLISSEIPGLVWAYRFLPGESRCARIAADSSIDALMEGEGWVWLHLALSDARTPALIERITTLPQNALSTLTSHDTQAAVTISDNMVYGTLVDFERTFDAETKTIGWLHFAVTEKIIITTRLHPLRSIDRVKAAVEKNARCARPIDLFEMMVVEFQRTLISLVLELTEELNIIEDDVYGEAGHNHQPRLAPLRRTAVRLHRHLRTLLALLRRASTSEEDEVPDGFIDGAERLSDRLEAVDRDVFALQERARLLHEEIDSKLSSETNRHLYILSLMTAFLLPPTLVTGFFGMNTSGLPFAEGIHGTLLAGFLIMMSMGVAWTILKRIGIL; encoded by the coding sequence ATGAATCTGATTTCCTCCGAAATACCGGGGCTCGTCTGGGCCTATCGCTTTTTGCCGGGCGAAAGCCGCTGCGCGCGGATCGCAGCCGATTCGTCGATTGATGCGCTGATGGAGGGCGAAGGCTGGGTCTGGTTGCATCTGGCGCTGAGCGATGCGCGCACCCCTGCCCTGATCGAACGCATCACCACCTTGCCGCAAAATGCGCTCTCGACCTTGACCAGCCATGACACGCAGGCCGCCGTCACCATTTCCGACAATATGGTCTACGGCACGCTGGTCGATTTCGAGCGCACCTTCGATGCGGAGACCAAAACCATCGGCTGGCTGCATTTTGCCGTCACTGAAAAGATCATTATCACCACGCGGCTGCATCCGCTGCGCAGCATCGACCGGGTCAAGGCCGCCGTCGAGAAGAATGCCCGCTGCGCCCGGCCGATCGACCTGTTCGAGATGATGGTGGTCGAATTTCAGCGGACGCTGATCAGCCTGGTGCTGGAACTGACCGAAGAGCTCAATATCATCGAGGACGATGTCTATGGCGAGGCCGGGCACAACCACCAGCCGCGTCTGGCACCGCTGCGGCGGACTGCCGTGCGGCTACACCGGCACCTGCGCACCTTGCTGGCCCTGCTGCGGCGCGCCAGCACATCGGAGGAAGACGAAGTTCCCGATGGGTTCATCGATGGTGCCGAGCGGCTGTCGGACAGACTGGAAGCGGTGGATCGCGATGTCTTCGCGCTGCAGGAACGCGCCCGGCTTCTGCACGAGGAGATCGACAGCAAGCTCTCATCCGAGACCAACCGGCATCTCTATATTCTCTCGCTGATGACGGCCTTCCTCTTGCCGCCCACGCTGGTCACCGGCTTTTTCGGCATGAACACCAGCGGGCTGCCGTTTGCCGAGGGCATTCATGGCACGCTGCTGGCCGGTTTCCTGATCATGATGTCGATGGGTGTGGCCTGGACGATCCTGAAGAGGATCGGGATTCTGTGA
- a CDS encoding extracellular catalytic domain type 1 short-chain-length polyhydroxyalkanoate depolymerase, with protein sequence MRSRFKFSLSDMLKQHRRWEKTLAKAVKVTRKALAPSAKPSPAAPVAKARTSAKPAAGLQEVKAFGSNPGRLRMLRYVPADLPKKSPLVVVLHGCQQTAQAYDLGSGWSTLARERGFAVVYAEQKRSNNGNLCFNWFRPSNVTRDRGEVMSVRQMVAKMASAHGIDRKRVFVTGLSAGGAMAAAMLATYPDVFRGGGVIAGLPYGAARDVHRALSAMKSAPERQGQEWGDLVRAASPVTGDFPTVSIWHGTRDHTVSLSNAEALVQQWLDVHGLKIDAYAQNDVDGHVHRVWKDKDGRTAVELYLIDGMGHGTPLKPRPASRAKADTPGPYMLDAGISSSMHLATAWGLKKPSML encoded by the coding sequence ATGCGGTCTCGTTTCAAGTTTTCCCTGTCCGACATGCTCAAGCAGCATCGCCGTTGGGAAAAGACCCTCGCCAAGGCCGTCAAGGTGACGCGCAAGGCGCTGGCACCCTCCGCAAAACCATCGCCAGCAGCGCCGGTTGCTAAAGCCCGGACGTCAGCCAAACCGGCGGCAGGGCTGCAGGAGGTCAAGGCATTCGGCAGCAATCCCGGCCGCCTGCGCATGCTGCGCTATGTCCCGGCCGACTTGCCGAAAAAATCCCCGCTCGTCGTCGTGCTGCATGGCTGCCAGCAGACGGCGCAAGCCTATGATCTCGGCAGCGGCTGGTCGACCCTGGCGCGCGAACGCGGCTTTGCCGTCGTTTATGCCGAGCAGAAGCGCTCCAACAACGGCAATCTCTGTTTCAACTGGTTTCGCCCGAGCAACGTCACCCGCGATCGCGGCGAGGTGATGTCGGTGCGCCAGATGGTCGCCAAGATGGCGTCGGCCCATGGGATCGACCGCAAGCGGGTCTTCGTCACCGGGCTCTCGGCCGGCGGCGCGATGGCGGCGGCGATGCTGGCAACCTATCCCGACGTGTTTCGCGGCGGCGGCGTCATCGCCGGCCTTCCCTATGGCGCGGCCCGCGACGTCCACCGCGCGCTGTCTGCGATGAAATCCGCGCCGGAACGGCAAGGGCAGGAATGGGGCGACCTCGTGCGCGCAGCGTCGCCGGTCACCGGCGATTTCCCGACAGTGTCGATCTGGCATGGCACGAGGGATCATACCGTCTCCCTCTCCAACGCCGAGGCGCTGGTGCAGCAATGGCTGGATGTGCATGGCCTGAAGATCGATGCCTATGCGCAGAACGACGTCGATGGCCATGTCCATCGCGTCTGGAAGGACAAGGACGGCAGGACCGCTGTCGAACTCTACCTGATCGACGGCATGGGCCACGGAACGCCGCTGAAACCGAGGCCCGCCTCGCGCGCCAAGGCCGATACGCCCGGTCCCTACATGCTCGATGCCGGCATTTCTTCCTCCATGCATCTGGCAACCGCCTGGGGTCTGAAGAAGCCGTCAATGCTCTAA
- a CDS encoding glycoside hydrolase family 25 protein, producing the protein MEKRRKAHLGRFFRLAACLGVALLFGGGLLAPLKQALARDLMPWKTASHALVFDAYELNIIDWDAMLKDKRIAGFISKASDGLPESFACTGDHAGDTVAHCKTMWRKYAVSRELYQTRRLIARASGLLWGAYHLARPGNPVDQANHFLDYADPRDDELMVIDIEGIDPEKYMSLEDAAIFAGHIKTRTGRYPMLYTNHATASYIAANRDRFPLLSRLPLWYARYKPGIRNVFPMGNWDDYALWQFSAAANCGKRHCPYRVAGTLSDIDVNVAAMNAAALKTIWAKGELVPEKPMDKPLMIASGKAESFSGSGSGLGTSIDVTVTGSIAKTFIPFGLR; encoded by the coding sequence ATGGAAAAGCGCCGGAAAGCACATTTGGGCAGGTTTTTCCGCCTCGCCGCATGCCTCGGCGTTGCGTTGCTTTTCGGCGGCGGTCTTCTTGCGCCATTGAAACAGGCGCTGGCCCGCGATCTCATGCCCTGGAAAACTGCCAGCCACGCGCTTGTCTTCGACGCATACGAGCTGAACATCATCGACTGGGACGCAATGCTGAAAGACAAGCGCATTGCCGGCTTCATCTCCAAGGCATCGGACGGATTGCCGGAGAGCTTTGCCTGCACCGGTGATCACGCCGGTGATACGGTGGCGCACTGCAAGACGATGTGGCGCAAATATGCCGTCAGCCGCGAACTCTACCAGACACGGCGACTCATCGCGCGGGCAAGCGGCCTGCTCTGGGGCGCCTATCATCTCGCCCGCCCCGGCAATCCGGTCGATCAGGCCAACCATTTCCTCGACTATGCCGATCCGCGCGACGACGAGCTGATGGTGATCGATATCGAGGGCATCGATCCGGAAAAATACATGTCGCTGGAAGACGCGGCGATTTTTGCCGGGCATATCAAGACCCGCACCGGGCGCTATCCGATGCTCTACACCAATCACGCCACAGCCAGCTATATCGCCGCCAACCGCGACCGGTTCCCGCTCCTGTCACGCCTGCCGCTCTGGTATGCCCGCTACAAGCCGGGCATCCGCAACGTCTTTCCAATGGGCAACTGGGATGACTATGCACTCTGGCAATTCTCCGCCGCTGCCAATTGCGGCAAGCGGCATTGCCCCTACCGGGTGGCGGGCACGTTGAGCGATATCGACGTCAATGTCGCCGCGATGAATGCCGCAGCGCTGAAGACGATCTGGGCGAAAGGCGAACTGGTGCCGGAAAAGCCGATGGACAAACCGCTGATGATTGCGTCCGGCAAGGCCGAGTCTTTCTCCGGCTCCGGTTCCGGCCTTGGCACAAGCATCGACGTGACCGTGACGGGGTCGATCGCCAAGACCTTCATACCCTTTGGCCTTCGCTAG
- a CDS encoding acyl-CoA dehydrogenase gives MYKAPVEEILFTLKHVAGLSEDLADGIFGDLDEDLVDAIVGEAGRFATEEVAPLADIGDKQGSKLVDGQVQVPEGWAELYRNWAEGGWNSLTAPEEFGGQALPHMLHIAAMEFWNAGSMAFALAPMLTMGAVDALEKHGSADLKATFLARMISGEWTGTMNLTEPHAGSDLGVLKTRAERRDDGTYRIFGQKIFITWGDHEVTGNIVHLVLARIAGAPEGTRGISLFLVPKFLVNADGSLGARNDLFCHSLEHKLGIHASPTCTMVYGDGRFGDEKGAVGYLVGEENKGLNCMFTMMNNARLAVGIQGVAMADAATQHALNYARDRTQGKAPGWKGTGMSPIIEHPDIARTLLTMKALTQGARAIALTCARAVDRAHVSQGDEARHWQERSSLLTPIAKSFGTDVGVDAASMGIQVHGGMGFIEETGAARYLRDARIAPIYEGTNGIQAIDLVTRKLPLSDGAHVRGFIAELKAVASDVGASNLAGFGETGSRLEDAIADLEEATEWLLAQLAEGKSADALAGATAYQRLFGLTLTGVYLAKGGLAEAGDGGRDVRIALCRFAAENLLAETAALKNSIVTGGPSLAAARIALA, from the coding sequence ATGTACAAGGCACCGGTTGAGGAAATTCTATTCACGCTGAAACATGTGGCCGGGCTGAGTGAGGACCTCGCCGATGGTATTTTCGGCGATCTCGACGAGGACCTGGTCGATGCGATCGTCGGCGAAGCCGGCCGTTTTGCCACCGAAGAGGTCGCGCCGCTTGCCGATATCGGCGACAAGCAGGGTTCCAAATTGGTCGACGGCCAGGTTCAGGTTCCGGAAGGCTGGGCCGAACTCTACCGCAACTGGGCGGAAGGCGGCTGGAACAGCCTGACCGCGCCCGAGGAATTCGGCGGCCAGGCGCTGCCGCATATGCTGCATATCGCGGCCATGGAATTCTGGAATGCCGGCTCGATGGCCTTTGCGCTGGCACCGATGCTGACCATGGGTGCCGTCGATGCGCTGGAAAAACATGGGTCTGCAGACCTGAAAGCAACGTTCCTTGCCAGGATGATCTCCGGCGAATGGACTGGCACGATGAACCTGACGGAGCCGCATGCCGGCTCCGATCTCGGCGTCTTGAAAACGCGCGCCGAGCGCCGCGATGATGGCACCTACCGGATTTTCGGCCAGAAGATCTTCATCACCTGGGGCGACCACGAGGTCACCGGCAACATCGTCCATCTGGTTCTCGCGCGGATCGCCGGTGCGCCGGAGGGAACGCGCGGTATCTCGCTGTTCCTGGTGCCGAAATTCCTCGTCAACGCGGATGGATCGCTGGGCGCCCGCAACGACCTGTTCTGCCATTCGCTCGAACACAAGCTCGGCATCCATGCCTCGCCGACCTGCACCATGGTCTATGGCGACGGCCGGTTCGGCGATGAGAAGGGCGCCGTCGGCTATCTCGTCGGCGAAGAAAACAAGGGCCTCAACTGCATGTTCACGATGATGAACAATGCGCGGCTTGCCGTCGGCATCCAGGGCGTGGCCATGGCCGATGCGGCCACCCAGCATGCGCTCAATTATGCCCGCGACCGCACGCAGGGCAAGGCGCCGGGCTGGAAGGGCACGGGCATGAGCCCGATCATCGAGCATCCGGATATCGCCCGCACGCTGCTCACCATGAAGGCGCTGACGCAGGGCGCCCGTGCCATCGCGCTCACATGTGCCCGTGCGGTCGACCGGGCGCATGTGTCGCAAGGCGACGAGGCCCGCCATTGGCAGGAGCGTTCCAGCCTGCTCACGCCGATCGCCAAATCCTTCGGCACTGATGTTGGCGTCGACGCCGCCTCGATGGGCATTCAGGTCCATGGCGGCATGGGCTTTATCGAGGAGACCGGTGCCGCGCGCTATCTGCGCGACGCCCGGATCGCCCCGATCTATGAGGGCACCAACGGCATCCAGGCGATCGATCTCGTCACCCGCAAGCTGCCTCTCTCGGATGGCGCGCATGTGCGTGGCTTCATTGCCGAATTGAAAGCCGTTGCCTCCGATGTGGGCGCCTCCAATCTGGCCGGTTTCGGCGAAACCGGCAGCCGTCTTGAGGATGCGATCGCCGATCTGGAAGAGGCGACCGAATGGCTTTTGGCGCAGCTTGCCGAAGGCAAGTCCGCCGATGCGCTTGCCGGCGCCACCGCCTATCAGCGGCTGTTCGGCCTCACCCTGACAGGCGTCTATCTCGCCAAGGGCGGGCTGGCCGAAGCCGGCGATGGGGGCCGGGATGTCCGCATTGCGCTCTGCCGGTTTGCTGCCGAAAACCTTCTGGCCGAAACGGCAGCGCTGAAAAACAGCATTGTGACGGGTGGGCCAAGCCTTGCCGCCGCCCGGATCGCGCTCGCTTGA